In the Malus domestica chromosome 16, GDT2T_hap1 genome, one interval contains:
- the LOC103405343 gene encoding protein BLISTER isoform X1, translating into MASAQVLPNSRKQDLLEAGKRRLEEFRKKKAADRAKKASSTSQIDASEVSSNEKQSLETEHVRVTASDGAGTSDGPSSAFTETSSVLLNNDSNAIDFLQKNEQASVDNNTHSSPSTSEFNAYSGDQVQKHADQEYLRYGVLGFGGPLAVNNRHGTNGISNDFEKYTGALGGTTSDQSFAPRPQANQDFAGNTSHSSSYGRNEFQSKEHITSLMDSGSSHPSVAKISSQNSVSTLLQSEASNVSIVSGGPAPSSLYEDVMADLVEPSPSIRGFASEVGKNIRGSSEDLSDSLSYKFGEGKLSSFASSISSGQSAPVQTYESMGGFGSDSRSSSNHASLYSVTPETNSRRSRPSFLDSLNVSKTSSGTVSQQPEPEGPFMSNSSKSSGMNFLGSSPFHKPSMDDDTVRPFLKFESGAPHASEPSMKSSLSPNAWMDQQRPTVEGNSMERKHEFYSPNQNEDFSALEQHIEDLTQEKFSLQRALEASRALAESLAAENSSLTESYNQQRTVVDQLKSDLENIQEEIKHQLVELDAVRNEYANAQLECNAADERAKLLASEVIGLEEKALRLRSSELKLERQLENSQAEILSYKKRMSSLEKDRSDLQSTINALQEEKKLLQSMLRKASTSGNKVDVSKSTTNNKDVSTSTEDLVEENEDAIPDTLGQEGGDASSFPMLPENGQSTFDISSVNLPPDQMQTVENISTLISELALEKEELIQSLASESSQCSKLKELNNELSRKLEAQTQRLELLTAQSMANENTLVRQPTPVDMSYNAPYADEGDEVVERVLGWIMKLFPGGPSKRRTSKLL; encoded by the exons ATGGCTTCGGCTCAGGTACTGCCCAACTCGCGAAAGCAAGATCTTTTGGAAGCCGGAAAGCGCCGG CTGGAGGAGTTTCGGAAGAAAAAAGCAGCAGACCGAGCTAAGAAGGCTTCATCCACTAGCCAAATCGATGCTTCTGAAGTTAGCTCAAACGAGAAACAATCTCTAGAAACTGAACATGTACGAGTTACAGCCTCTGATGGTGCTGGTACATCTGATGGGCCCAGTAGTGCTTTTACTGAAACTTCTTCTGTATTATTGAACAATGATAGCAACGCGATTGATTTTTTGCAAAAAAATGAACAAGCTTCCGTGGATAATAATACACACAGCAGTCCTTCAACCTCTGAGTTTAATGCATATTCTGGAGATCAAGTACAGAAACATGCTGATCAAGAATATCTGAGATATGGTGTTTTAGGGTTTGGGGGACCACTGGCCGTTAATAATCGCCATGGGACTAATGGGATAAGTaatgattttgaaaaatatACTGGTGCCTTAGGTGGGACAACATCTGACCAGTCTTTTGCTCCACGCCCACAAGCAAATCAAGATTTTGCGGGCAATACAAGTCACTCCAGTTCTTATGGAAGGAATGAATTTCAGTCCAAAGAACATATTACATCTTTAATGGATTCTGGTTCTTCACATCCATCTGTTGCAAAAATCTCATCTCAGAACTCTGTCAGCACATTACTACAGAGTGAAGCCTCTAATGTCAGCATAGTGTCTGGTGGCCCTGCACCGTCTTCACTTTATGAAG ATGTCATGGCAGACTTGGTTGAACCCAGTCCCAGCATAAGAGGATTTGCTTCTGAAGTTGGTAAAAACATCCGTGGTAGTAGTGAGGacttaagtgattctctgagtTATAAATTTGGGGAAGGAAAGCTTAGCAGCTTTGCCAGTAGCATTTCTAGTGGGCAGAGTGCACCAGTTCAAACATATGAATCCATGGGGGGTTTTGGATCTGATTCTAGAAGTTCCTCCAATCATGCATCATTGTATTCAGTTACACCTGAAACTAATTCTCGGAGATCTCGTCCATCCTTCCTTGATTCTCTTAATGTGTCTAAAACTTCTTCAGGCACTGTTTCTCAACAACCTGAACCAGAAGGGCCATTTATGTCCAACAGTTCTAAATCAAGTGGCATGAATTTTCTAGGTTCATCGCCTTTCCACAAGCCATCTATGGATGATGATACTGTGAGACCCTTTTTAAAGTTTGAAAGTGGTGCACCTCATGCATCTGAGCCTTCCATGAAGTCTTCACTTTCTCCTAATGCTTGGATGGACCAGCAGAGGCCAACAGTTGAGGGGAATAGCATGGAGAGAAAGCATGAATTTTATTCTCCTAATCAGAATGAAGATTTTTCTGCTTTGGAACAG CATATTGAAGATTTGACACAAGAAAAGTTCTCTTTGCAACGAGCACTTGAGGCTTCACGTGCTTTAGCAGAgtcattggctgctgaaaatTCTTCTTTGACAGAGAGTTATAACCAACAG AGAACTGTTGTTGATCAACTAAAATCTGACTTGGAAAATATACAGGAGGAAATCAAACACCAGCTG GTGGAACTTGATGCGGTCAGAAATGAATATGCAAATGCACAGCTAGAATGTAATGCCGCTGATGAACGTGCTAAGCTATTGGCATCGGAAGTTATCGGATTAGAGGAGAAG GCATTAAGACTAAGGTCCAGTGAGCTAAAGCTGGAGAGGCAATTGGAGAACTCACAGGCtgaaatcttgtcgtacaa GAAAAGAATGTCCAGCCTAGAAAAAGATCGTTCAGATTTGCAGTCAACTATCAATGCTCTTCAGGAAG AGAAGAAGCTGTTGCAGTCTATGCTACGGAAAGCCTCCACAAGTGGAAATAAAGTTGATGTCAGCAAGAGTACTACTAACAACAAAGATGTGTCTACTTCTACAGAAGATCTAG TTGAGGAAAATGAAGACGCTATTCCTGACACCTTAGGCCAGGAAGGGGGCGATGCCTCGAGTTTCCCAATGCTGCCTGAAAATGGACAGTCAACTTTTGACATTTCATCTGTGAATCTACCTCCCGATCAGATGCAAACAGTTGAAAACATCAGTACACTAATTTCCGAG TTAGCATTGGAGAAAGAAGAATTGATACAATCTTTGGCATCCGAGTCATCTCAATGTTCCAAGCTGAAG GAGCTGAACAATGAATTGTCTCGGAAACTTGAAGCCCAAACTCAGAGATTAGAGCTTTTGACAGCCCAAAGTATGGCTAATGAGAATACTCTCGTCAGACAACCCACTCCTGTTGATATGTCGTACAATGCTCCATATGCAGATGAAGGTGATGAG GTAGTGGAAAGAGTCTTGGGATGGATTATGAAGCTTTTCCCTGGAGGGCCATCAAAACGAAGAACTAGTAAGCTTCTATGA
- the LOC103405343 gene encoding protein BLISTER isoform X3, translating into MASAQVLPNSRKQDLLEAGKRRLEEFRKKKAADRAKKASSTSQIDASEVSSNEKQSLETEHVRVTASDGAGTSDGPSSAFTETSSVLLNNDSNAIDFLQKNEQASVDNNTHSSPSTSEFNAYSGDQVQKHADQEYLRYGVLGFGGPLAVNNRHGTNGISNDFEKYTGALGGTTSDQSFAPRPQANQDFAGNTSHSSSYGRNEFQSKEHITSLMDSGSSHPSVAKISSQNSVSTLLQSEASNVSIVSGGPAPSSLYEGTVSQQPEPEGPFMSNSSKSSGMNFLGSSPFHKPSMDDDTVRPFLKFESGAPHASEPSMKSSLSPNAWMDQQRPTVEGNSMERKHEFYSPNQNEDFSALEQHIEDLTQEKFSLQRALEASRALAESLAAENSSLTESYNQQRTVVDQLKSDLENIQEEIKHQLVELDAVRNEYANAQLECNAADERAKLLASEVIGLEEKALRLRSSELKLERQLENSQAEILSYKKRMSSLEKDRSDLQSTINALQEEKKLLQSMLRKASTSGNKVDVSKSTTNNKDVSTSTEDLVEENEDAIPDTLGQEGGDASSFPMLPENGQSTFDISSVNLPPDQMQTVENISTLISELALEKEELIQSLASESSQCSKLKELNNELSRKLEAQTQRLELLTAQSMANENTLVRQPTPVDMSYNAPYADEGDEVVERVLGWIMKLFPGGPSKRRTSKLL; encoded by the exons ATGGCTTCGGCTCAGGTACTGCCCAACTCGCGAAAGCAAGATCTTTTGGAAGCCGGAAAGCGCCGG CTGGAGGAGTTTCGGAAGAAAAAAGCAGCAGACCGAGCTAAGAAGGCTTCATCCACTAGCCAAATCGATGCTTCTGAAGTTAGCTCAAACGAGAAACAATCTCTAGAAACTGAACATGTACGAGTTACAGCCTCTGATGGTGCTGGTACATCTGATGGGCCCAGTAGTGCTTTTACTGAAACTTCTTCTGTATTATTGAACAATGATAGCAACGCGATTGATTTTTTGCAAAAAAATGAACAAGCTTCCGTGGATAATAATACACACAGCAGTCCTTCAACCTCTGAGTTTAATGCATATTCTGGAGATCAAGTACAGAAACATGCTGATCAAGAATATCTGAGATATGGTGTTTTAGGGTTTGGGGGACCACTGGCCGTTAATAATCGCCATGGGACTAATGGGATAAGTaatgattttgaaaaatatACTGGTGCCTTAGGTGGGACAACATCTGACCAGTCTTTTGCTCCACGCCCACAAGCAAATCAAGATTTTGCGGGCAATACAAGTCACTCCAGTTCTTATGGAAGGAATGAATTTCAGTCCAAAGAACATATTACATCTTTAATGGATTCTGGTTCTTCACATCCATCTGTTGCAAAAATCTCATCTCAGAACTCTGTCAGCACATTACTACAGAGTGAAGCCTCTAATGTCAGCATAGTGTCTGGTGGCCCTGCACCGTCTTCACTTTATGAAG GCACTGTTTCTCAACAACCTGAACCAGAAGGGCCATTTATGTCCAACAGTTCTAAATCAAGTGGCATGAATTTTCTAGGTTCATCGCCTTTCCACAAGCCATCTATGGATGATGATACTGTGAGACCCTTTTTAAAGTTTGAAAGTGGTGCACCTCATGCATCTGAGCCTTCCATGAAGTCTTCACTTTCTCCTAATGCTTGGATGGACCAGCAGAGGCCAACAGTTGAGGGGAATAGCATGGAGAGAAAGCATGAATTTTATTCTCCTAATCAGAATGAAGATTTTTCTGCTTTGGAACAG CATATTGAAGATTTGACACAAGAAAAGTTCTCTTTGCAACGAGCACTTGAGGCTTCACGTGCTTTAGCAGAgtcattggctgctgaaaatTCTTCTTTGACAGAGAGTTATAACCAACAG AGAACTGTTGTTGATCAACTAAAATCTGACTTGGAAAATATACAGGAGGAAATCAAACACCAGCTG GTGGAACTTGATGCGGTCAGAAATGAATATGCAAATGCACAGCTAGAATGTAATGCCGCTGATGAACGTGCTAAGCTATTGGCATCGGAAGTTATCGGATTAGAGGAGAAG GCATTAAGACTAAGGTCCAGTGAGCTAAAGCTGGAGAGGCAATTGGAGAACTCACAGGCtgaaatcttgtcgtacaa GAAAAGAATGTCCAGCCTAGAAAAAGATCGTTCAGATTTGCAGTCAACTATCAATGCTCTTCAGGAAG AGAAGAAGCTGTTGCAGTCTATGCTACGGAAAGCCTCCACAAGTGGAAATAAAGTTGATGTCAGCAAGAGTACTACTAACAACAAAGATGTGTCTACTTCTACAGAAGATCTAG TTGAGGAAAATGAAGACGCTATTCCTGACACCTTAGGCCAGGAAGGGGGCGATGCCTCGAGTTTCCCAATGCTGCCTGAAAATGGACAGTCAACTTTTGACATTTCATCTGTGAATCTACCTCCCGATCAGATGCAAACAGTTGAAAACATCAGTACACTAATTTCCGAG TTAGCATTGGAGAAAGAAGAATTGATACAATCTTTGGCATCCGAGTCATCTCAATGTTCCAAGCTGAAG GAGCTGAACAATGAATTGTCTCGGAAACTTGAAGCCCAAACTCAGAGATTAGAGCTTTTGACAGCCCAAAGTATGGCTAATGAGAATACTCTCGTCAGACAACCCACTCCTGTTGATATGTCGTACAATGCTCCATATGCAGATGAAGGTGATGAG GTAGTGGAAAGAGTCTTGGGATGGATTATGAAGCTTTTCCCTGGAGGGCCATCAAAACGAAGAACTAGTAAGCTTCTATGA
- the LOC103405343 gene encoding protein BLISTER isoform X2: protein MASAQVLPNSRKQDLLEAGKRRLEEFRKKKAADRAKKASSTSQIDASEVSSNEKQSLETEHVRVTASDGAGTSDGPSSAFTETSSVLLNNDSNAIDFLQKNEQASVDNNTHSSPSTSEFNAYSGDQVQKHADQEYLRYGVLGFGGPLAVNNRHGTNGISNDFEKYTGALGGTTSDQSFAPRPQANQDFAGNTSHSSSYGRNEFQSKEHITSLMDSGSSHPSVAKISSQNSVSTLLQSEASNVSIVSGGPAPSSLYEDLVEPSPSIRGFASEVGKNIRGSSEDLSDSLSYKFGEGKLSSFASSISSGQSAPVQTYESMGGFGSDSRSSSNHASLYSVTPETNSRRSRPSFLDSLNVSKTSSGTVSQQPEPEGPFMSNSSKSSGMNFLGSSPFHKPSMDDDTVRPFLKFESGAPHASEPSMKSSLSPNAWMDQQRPTVEGNSMERKHEFYSPNQNEDFSALEQHIEDLTQEKFSLQRALEASRALAESLAAENSSLTESYNQQRTVVDQLKSDLENIQEEIKHQLVELDAVRNEYANAQLECNAADERAKLLASEVIGLEEKALRLRSSELKLERQLENSQAEILSYKKRMSSLEKDRSDLQSTINALQEEKKLLQSMLRKASTSGNKVDVSKSTTNNKDVSTSTEDLVEENEDAIPDTLGQEGGDASSFPMLPENGQSTFDISSVNLPPDQMQTVENISTLISELALEKEELIQSLASESSQCSKLKELNNELSRKLEAQTQRLELLTAQSMANENTLVRQPTPVDMSYNAPYADEGDEVVERVLGWIMKLFPGGPSKRRTSKLL, encoded by the exons ATGGCTTCGGCTCAGGTACTGCCCAACTCGCGAAAGCAAGATCTTTTGGAAGCCGGAAAGCGCCGG CTGGAGGAGTTTCGGAAGAAAAAAGCAGCAGACCGAGCTAAGAAGGCTTCATCCACTAGCCAAATCGATGCTTCTGAAGTTAGCTCAAACGAGAAACAATCTCTAGAAACTGAACATGTACGAGTTACAGCCTCTGATGGTGCTGGTACATCTGATGGGCCCAGTAGTGCTTTTACTGAAACTTCTTCTGTATTATTGAACAATGATAGCAACGCGATTGATTTTTTGCAAAAAAATGAACAAGCTTCCGTGGATAATAATACACACAGCAGTCCTTCAACCTCTGAGTTTAATGCATATTCTGGAGATCAAGTACAGAAACATGCTGATCAAGAATATCTGAGATATGGTGTTTTAGGGTTTGGGGGACCACTGGCCGTTAATAATCGCCATGGGACTAATGGGATAAGTaatgattttgaaaaatatACTGGTGCCTTAGGTGGGACAACATCTGACCAGTCTTTTGCTCCACGCCCACAAGCAAATCAAGATTTTGCGGGCAATACAAGTCACTCCAGTTCTTATGGAAGGAATGAATTTCAGTCCAAAGAACATATTACATCTTTAATGGATTCTGGTTCTTCACATCCATCTGTTGCAAAAATCTCATCTCAGAACTCTGTCAGCACATTACTACAGAGTGAAGCCTCTAATGTCAGCATAGTGTCTGGTGGCCCTGCACCGTCTTCACTTTATGAAG ACTTGGTTGAACCCAGTCCCAGCATAAGAGGATTTGCTTCTGAAGTTGGTAAAAACATCCGTGGTAGTAGTGAGGacttaagtgattctctgagtTATAAATTTGGGGAAGGAAAGCTTAGCAGCTTTGCCAGTAGCATTTCTAGTGGGCAGAGTGCACCAGTTCAAACATATGAATCCATGGGGGGTTTTGGATCTGATTCTAGAAGTTCCTCCAATCATGCATCATTGTATTCAGTTACACCTGAAACTAATTCTCGGAGATCTCGTCCATCCTTCCTTGATTCTCTTAATGTGTCTAAAACTTCTTCAGGCACTGTTTCTCAACAACCTGAACCAGAAGGGCCATTTATGTCCAACAGTTCTAAATCAAGTGGCATGAATTTTCTAGGTTCATCGCCTTTCCACAAGCCATCTATGGATGATGATACTGTGAGACCCTTTTTAAAGTTTGAAAGTGGTGCACCTCATGCATCTGAGCCTTCCATGAAGTCTTCACTTTCTCCTAATGCTTGGATGGACCAGCAGAGGCCAACAGTTGAGGGGAATAGCATGGAGAGAAAGCATGAATTTTATTCTCCTAATCAGAATGAAGATTTTTCTGCTTTGGAACAG CATATTGAAGATTTGACACAAGAAAAGTTCTCTTTGCAACGAGCACTTGAGGCTTCACGTGCTTTAGCAGAgtcattggctgctgaaaatTCTTCTTTGACAGAGAGTTATAACCAACAG AGAACTGTTGTTGATCAACTAAAATCTGACTTGGAAAATATACAGGAGGAAATCAAACACCAGCTG GTGGAACTTGATGCGGTCAGAAATGAATATGCAAATGCACAGCTAGAATGTAATGCCGCTGATGAACGTGCTAAGCTATTGGCATCGGAAGTTATCGGATTAGAGGAGAAG GCATTAAGACTAAGGTCCAGTGAGCTAAAGCTGGAGAGGCAATTGGAGAACTCACAGGCtgaaatcttgtcgtacaa GAAAAGAATGTCCAGCCTAGAAAAAGATCGTTCAGATTTGCAGTCAACTATCAATGCTCTTCAGGAAG AGAAGAAGCTGTTGCAGTCTATGCTACGGAAAGCCTCCACAAGTGGAAATAAAGTTGATGTCAGCAAGAGTACTACTAACAACAAAGATGTGTCTACTTCTACAGAAGATCTAG TTGAGGAAAATGAAGACGCTATTCCTGACACCTTAGGCCAGGAAGGGGGCGATGCCTCGAGTTTCCCAATGCTGCCTGAAAATGGACAGTCAACTTTTGACATTTCATCTGTGAATCTACCTCCCGATCAGATGCAAACAGTTGAAAACATCAGTACACTAATTTCCGAG TTAGCATTGGAGAAAGAAGAATTGATACAATCTTTGGCATCCGAGTCATCTCAATGTTCCAAGCTGAAG GAGCTGAACAATGAATTGTCTCGGAAACTTGAAGCCCAAACTCAGAGATTAGAGCTTTTGACAGCCCAAAGTATGGCTAATGAGAATACTCTCGTCAGACAACCCACTCCTGTTGATATGTCGTACAATGCTCCATATGCAGATGAAGGTGATGAG GTAGTGGAAAGAGTCTTGGGATGGATTATGAAGCTTTTCCCTGGAGGGCCATCAAAACGAAGAACTAGTAAGCTTCTATGA